Below is a window of Desulfobacterales bacterium DNA.
CTGGTGTAGGTGGTGTAGTGTCAACAGAATCTAACCCAGATAATAAGCTGTCAATATCATCTTGTGAAACTGTTTCATTTTCGTTTTTTGGAGAAGCTTCAGGTTTTTCAGACTTAGGCGCTGGTGCAGATGGTGTAGTGTCAACAGAATCTAACCCAGATAATAAGCTGTCAATATCATCTTGAGAGATACTCTGAAAAAGATCATCATCATTATCATCAGGTTCCAAAGTCTCTCCGTTATATTCATCAGAATCAGAATTAGAGTTATCAGAATTAGAATCATCTGAAAGACCCATTAAAAGCTTATCAATATCATCTTGAGATACTATATCATTATCAGCCATATTTAATAACCACCGTTATAAAGTTGATGTCCTTGTCTTTGAACTTATATTGGGACTATAATTTATAAATTCACAATTCATTTTGAAAATATGCTTTTAGCCTGGCCTTTAGCTTTAATATCGATTTTGTATGAAGTTGACTTATTCTCGATTCTGTAAGATCCAAAATATTTCCTATCTCTTTTAAAGTTAATTCTTCATAATAATAAAGCGAAATAACGAGTTTTTCTTTATGACTAAGCTTATTTATTGTATCCGCTAAAATATTTTTTATCTCTCGATATTCGAGAACCTCATCTGGATTGCTTTTGCTTAAAATTTTATCCTTGAATGTTTGTTTTGTATCAGGATCATTTTTAATATATTCATCCAGACTTAAAAGAGCTGCACTATGTATGTCTCCTAATGTTTTAAAATAGTTTTCAATATCTATGCCAAGTTCTTTAGCTATTTCATAATCCTCAGCTTGTTTACCCGTCCTTGATTCAATTGCAAGGGATGCATTTTCTATTTCATGAATTTTTTTTCTATCACTTCGAGAATACCAATCCATACTCCTAAGCTCATCTAAAATAGCCCCTTTAATTCTATATTCAGCATATGTTTTAATTGTTACATTTTTTTCAGGGTCATATTTGTCAATTGCGTCAATTAATCCCAGACTTCCAGCGCTAAGAAGTTCGTCAAAGCCTACGCTTTTTGGCACCCTTGTAGCAATCCTACCTGCAATATATTTTACGAGATACGCATATTTTAGAATTAAATTTTCCCGTTCTTTGGAATTAATATTTTTGCTCTTTTTATGTAACTCCGGTTTTATTGATTTTTCATTCATGCAAATAAGGCCTATTTGATTAAGATTTACTATAATTCAAAAATTTATTTAGAAAAAATTTAATATTTCCATCATAATCATTTCTAACTGGAAATTTTAAAAGCTCCTGAGCAATTAAATGAAATTTTTGGCTCGAAGGGGCATCTGGAAAAAGTTCAATAACTGTTTTTCTTTTAATTACAGATTTTTGTATCATTTTATCAGTCGGAATAAAACCAACATATTCAATTAAAACGCCTTTCAAAAAACGATCCACAACTTGACTTAAATTAACATAAACAAATTTTGCTTCTGATTCATTTTTTACCATATTCAATAAAAGTTTAAAGTACTTTGCTCCATGATGATTATGCATAACTTTCATAAGGGCATAAGCATCCGTTATAGAAGTTGGCTCTGGAGTTACGATTATCAAGCATTCTTCTGCAGCTATGTTAAAATAAATTACATTTGGAGAAATTCCTGCTCCTGTATCAATTAAAAATATATCAAAGTTATCGTCAAGAGATTCGAATTCAGTTAGAAGATTTAATTTTTGGCCTTCAGTTAAATTAGTAAGATTCATAAAACCTGAACCAGCAGGAATAAGCTTAATTCCTTCAGGCCCTTCTGCTATAATTTCTGATAATTCTTTTTCCCCATTTACAACGTGACTTATATTATATTTAGAATTTATGCCAAGAATTATATCGATATTAGCTAATCCAAGGTCTCCGTCAAGTATAAGGACTTTTTTTCCTATCCGAGCAAAAGCTATA
It encodes the following:
- a CDS encoding FliA/WhiG family RNA polymerase sigma factor encodes the protein MNEKSIKPELHKKSKNINSKERENLILKYAYLVKYIAGRIATRVPKSVGFDELLSAGSLGLIDAIDKYDPEKNVTIKTYAEYRIKGAILDELRSMDWYSRSDRKKIHEIENASLAIESRTGKQAEDYEIAKELGIDIENYFKTLGDIHSAALLSLDEYIKNDPDTKQTFKDKILSKSNPDEVLEYREIKNILADTINKLSHKEKLVISLYYYEELTLKEIGNILDLTESRISQLHTKSILKLKARLKAYFQNEL
- a CDS encoding MinD/ParA family protein: MEKASPRVISITSGKGGVGKTNITANLAIAFARIGKKVLILDGDLGLANIDIILGINSKYNISHVVNGEKELSEIIAEGPEGIKLIPAGSGFMNLTNLTEGQKLNLLTEFESLDDNFDIFLIDTGAGISPNVIYFNIAAEECLIIVTPEPTSITDAYALMKVMHNHHGAKYFKLLLNMVKNESEAKFVYVNLSQVVDRFLKGVLIEYVGFIPTDKMIQKSVIKRKTVIELFPDAPSSQKFHLIAQELLKFPVRNDYDGNIKFFLNKFLNYSKS